The Novosphingobium sp. MMS21-SN21R genome contains a region encoding:
- the traW gene encoding type-F conjugative transfer system protein TraW, whose protein sequence is MSPRPALLAASGAALLAGWPLVSALRAADYGQMGQTFPIIETDLLTTIETRLKTLEANGGIERMQRQMQEQAVASVRRPKPVDGMTSATARREWLFDPSIVTEDDIVDAKGNLIAARGTRVNPLDMVQLSQALVFIDGDNPAELAWAVKTWSDARAKIIFVSGSPFDAMKPWQRRFYFDQGGMLTGKFGIRHTPAVVSAAGSNLKISEFPLPPVASAPAPALIGGGKAS, encoded by the coding sequence GTGAGTCCGCGCCCCGCCTTGCTCGCCGCGAGCGGCGCTGCGCTCCTCGCCGGGTGGCCGCTCGTCTCGGCCTTGCGCGCCGCTGACTACGGCCAGATGGGCCAGACCTTCCCGATCATCGAGACCGATCTCCTGACCACCATCGAGACGCGTCTGAAGACGCTCGAGGCCAATGGCGGGATCGAGCGGATGCAGCGCCAGATGCAGGAACAGGCGGTCGCCAGCGTACGCCGCCCCAAGCCGGTCGATGGCATGACCTCCGCGACCGCCAGGCGCGAGTGGCTGTTCGATCCTTCGATCGTCACCGAGGATGATATCGTCGATGCGAAAGGCAACCTGATCGCCGCGCGCGGCACCCGGGTCAATCCGCTCGACATGGTCCAGCTAAGCCAGGCGCTGGTCTTCATCGACGGCGATAATCCGGCCGAACTGGCCTGGGCCGTCAAGACCTGGAGCGATGCTCGCGCCAAGATCATCTTCGTGTCCGGCTCGCCGTTCGACGCGATGAAGCCCTGGCAGCGGCGCTTCTATTTTGACCAGGGCGGGATGCTCACGGGCAAGTTCGGCATCCGCCACACACCGGCGGTAGTCTCGGCCGCAGGTTCGAATCTCAAGATCAGCGAGTTCCCCCTGCCGCCGGTGGCGTCCGCACCTGCCCCTGCACTCATTGGCGGAGGCAAGGCCTCATGA
- a CDS encoding S26 family signal peptidase: protein MIGALAATLTASSSLASWRDQHALLINTTQSLPNWAFWIDKHRMPQRGDFVVFAPPQTPLITAHFGQHSPPFAKRVYGMPGDVVSRQGDVVRINGAEVARLKPTSSRGEALEPGPTGRIPEHCYYLGTAHKDGLDSRYADVGFVCSGRIIGTGDSLL from the coding sequence GTGATAGGCGCGCTCGCGGCAACGCTGACGGCAAGTTCTTCGCTGGCAAGCTGGCGCGACCAGCACGCACTGCTCATCAATACCACCCAGTCGCTGCCCAACTGGGCGTTCTGGATCGACAAGCACCGCATGCCCCAGCGCGGCGACTTTGTCGTGTTTGCGCCGCCGCAGACTCCGCTCATCACCGCCCACTTTGGCCAGCACTCGCCGCCTTTCGCCAAACGGGTCTATGGTATGCCCGGCGATGTGGTGAGCCGGCAGGGCGACGTAGTGCGGATCAACGGCGCCGAAGTCGCGCGCCTCAAGCCGACCAGCTCGCGCGGCGAAGCGCTGGAGCCGGGGCCGACCGGGCGCATCCCAGAGCACTGCTACTATCTCGGTACTGCGCACAAGGACGGGCTCGACAGCCGATATGCCGATGTGGGCTTCGTCTGCAGCGGCCGGATCATCGGCACCGGGGATTCGCTGCTGTGA
- a CDS encoding type-F conjugative transfer system protein TrbI, protein MARTPRLARVSDEAATAGPLFEADIAAAPAAPPRARLGAAPVALVAALVAAGLWGAWVTKSVLAGPDRPAIAKVQLSGIVGEYVQAQARSATPPEQVTSETRAFMGEVQRNLERRGASGQIVLVGEAVLAGNVPDITAEVRREVYNRVKMPQATAGASTDVMGAMRAAMEGPAPQAGAFGGQGNAPGN, encoded by the coding sequence ATGGCTAGAACGCCGCGCTTAGCCCGAGTGTCAGACGAGGCCGCAACCGCTGGCCCGCTGTTCGAGGCCGACATTGCCGCCGCGCCCGCCGCCCCGCCGCGCGCGCGCCTTGGTGCTGCCCCGGTGGCGCTGGTCGCCGCGCTCGTCGCCGCAGGGCTGTGGGGTGCCTGGGTCACCAAGAGCGTTCTGGCCGGACCCGACCGCCCGGCCATCGCGAAGGTCCAGTTGTCGGGCATCGTCGGCGAATATGTCCAGGCGCAGGCGCGCTCGGCGACCCCGCCCGAACAGGTCACCAGCGAAACCCGCGCCTTCATGGGCGAGGTCCAGCGCAATCTCGAACGCCGCGGCGCCTCGGGCCAGATCGTGCTGGTCGGCGAGGCAGTGCTTGCCGGCAATGTCCCCGACATCACCGCCGAGGTACGCCGCGAGGTCTACAACCGGGTCAAGATGCCGCAGGCCACAGCCGGTGCCAGCACCGACGTGATGGGCGCGATGCGCGCGGCCATGGAAGGGCCCGCGCCGCAAGCAGGCGCGTTCGGAGGGCAGGGCAATGCTCCCGGAAACTGA